Proteins from a single region of Drosophila biarmipes strain raj3 chromosome 3R, RU_DBia_V1.1, whole genome shotgun sequence:
- the LOC108032153 gene encoding homeobox protein cut, with translation MNNLDHAKHFYPDNYKLDLSETMKAALSKGPGGGGGGGGGVAGGDMLTGMPGVGYVTEKLYMLLQLYLQNKGWNPSAELLQCFSDLKDNAMLPSAAYLQVLANRLTLDSQGRLILRDNGKIVLPFEHFANAVMLKHMSGPHGLHLSVDATVRAVIESYTIGRDQFGMEKEFIIEVVQSCPSPACRYYKNHMGISPMPFMEQQYPGVNTPEFLQRLSHLPPGGAAGSGPGGSAAGSASSAASSSSSGNVEIDLSKSTGTKVPQVPVPPQLQHLTKQQQSSIQTQLSQISAAAAHHQQQQQQQQQQQQQQQQQQAAAKHQQQLTAALIQQQNRVLAQQSLEKLSNHLSPLEKQRVFAQLDPKHFDPMAVAAAAANLQIQGLMQSQAVAAAVAANQQPPTATATSAAGGSAAGPQTHHGHHPLPPPSQSPHSSSSSSSHSSLDQITHKNVTDSLRSNLDSIESNKDLLALHNGAWATGDANRMDHLAVGQDKIVRIFAELMRNMSRMKTYIRPSMCKPYGKQSESLQKTLMDTIQIVQTLRNCLPAPHIPVSSWKSESEGNVGSGVGVSVGVGVGVPPGLNLSAALGLPPGRVDNMH, from the exons ATGAACAATTTG GACCACGCCAAGCACTTCTATCCCGACAACTACAAATTGGATCTGTCCGAGACCATGAAGGCGGCTCTCTCCAAAGGAcccggaggcggcggcggcggcggagggggcgtggcaggcggGGATATGCTGACCGGAATGCCAGGCGTGGGCTATGTGACGGAGAAGCTCTACATGCTGCTGCAGCTCTATCTGCAGAACAAGGGCTGGAATCCGAGTGCCGAGCTGCTGCAGTGCTTCAGTGATCTCAAGGACAACGCCATGCTGCCCAGCGCCGCCTATCTGCA GGTGCTGGCCAACCGACTGACCCTGGACTCCCAGGGACGTCTGATCCTGCGCGACAATGGCAAGATTGTGCTGCCCTTCGAGCACTTTGCTAATGCGGTGATGCTGAAGCACATGTCGGGACCGCATGGCCTGCACCTCAGTGTGGATGCCACGGTGCGGGCGGTCATCGAGTCCTACACCATCGGACGCGATCAGTTTGGGATGGAGAAGGAGTTCATCATCGAGGTGGTGCAGTCGTGCCCCAGTCCCGCTTGCCGTTACTACAAGAACCACATGGGCATCTCGCCCATGCCGTTTATGGAGCAGCAGTATCCCGGCGTAAATACGCCCGAGTTCCTGCAACGCCTTTCCCACCTGCCGCCTGGCGGAGCCGCTGGCTCTGGACCGGGAGGCTCGGCCGCCGGTTCGGCGTCCAGTGCGGCGAGTAGCTCAAGTTCCGGAAACGTGGAGATCGATCTGTCCAAGTCGACGGGAACCAAGGTGCCGCAGGTGCCtgtgccgccgcagctgcagcacttgaccaagcagcagcagagcaGTATCCAGACACAGCTCTCCCAGATCAGTGCGGCAGCAGCCcaccaccaacagcagcagcagcaacaacagcagcagcaacagcagcagcagcaacaacaggcaGCCGCcaagcaccagcagcagctaaCGGCGGCCCTAATCCAACAGCAGAACCGCGTCCTCGCCCAGCAGAGCCTCGAGAAGCTAAGCAACCATCTCAGCCCGCTGGAAAAGCAGCGTGTCTTTGCCCAGCTTGATCCCAAGCACTTCGATCCCATGGCCGTGGCGGCTGCAGCCGCCAATCTTCAGATCCAGGGACTTATGCAGTCGCAGGCGGTGGCTGCCGCCGTGGCCGCCAATCAGCAGCCACCGACGGCCACAGCCACATCCGCGGCAGGTGGATCTGCAGCAGGTCCGCAGACCCACCACGGCCACCATCCTTTGCCGCCGCCATCGCAGTCGCCGCATTCATCCTCTTCGTCTTCCTCTCACTCCTCGCTGGACCAGATTACCCACAAGAACGTGACCGACTCCTTGCG cTCCAATCTGGACTCCATAGAGTCTAACAAGGATTTGCTGGCTCTGCACAATGGTGCCTGGGCCACCGGCGACGCCAACCGCATGGATCACCTGGCCGTGGGCCAGGACAAGATAGTGCGAATCTTTGCGGAGCTGATGCGCAACATGTCGCGGATGAAGACCTACATACGTCCCTCGATGTGCAAGCCCTACGGCAAGCAGAGCGAGAGTCTGCAGAAGA CCCTCATGGACACCATTCAGATCGTGCAGACGCTTCGCAACTGCCTCCCAGCTCCCCACATACCGGTGTCCTCCTGGAAGAGCGAGAGCGAGGGCAACGTGGGATCGGGAGTGGGTGTGAGCGTGGGCGTTGGAGTGGGTGTTCCGCCAGGACTCAACCTGAGCGCCGCCCTAGGTCTTCCGCCGGGCAGAGTGGATAACATGCACTAG